Proteins encoded together in one Pseudomonas sp. Seg1 window:
- a CDS encoding DUF3509 domain-containing protein: MESISLLLGEALSPYQVSLSPSGAHGECLVTLKNSSGAIVVEREFNQAQLTDKRQLTDVVDGLHRDVLIAEGRLEPCVIAALRNAALDKRPAL; this comes from the coding sequence ATGGAAAGTATCAGTCTATTGCTCGGTGAGGCTCTGAGCCCGTATCAGGTTTCGTTGTCTCCAAGCGGCGCCCATGGTGAATGCCTGGTGACCTTGAAGAACAGCAGCGGTGCAATTGTGGTGGAACGCGAATTCAATCAGGCGCAACTGACCGACAAACGTCAGTTGACCGATGTTGTTGATGGCTTGCACCGAGACGTCCTGATCGCCGAAGGGCGACTGGAGCCCTGTGTGATCGCGGCGTTGCGCAATGCGGCCCTGGACAAGCGTCCGGCGCTCTGA
- a CDS encoding response regulator — MRSLKVLILEPNPFQLMALHQMLNAIGIYDVLTAPSLPSALCSLGHRGAVDIAICDPQLKGGDGLALIRHLAQQREARALIMLGAVASSLLNDLEPLLCEHRLRLLGCLQTPVSAVLMRGLLDSYLIAPSPPVEA, encoded by the coding sequence ATGCGCTCGCTTAAAGTCCTGATTCTTGAACCCAATCCGTTTCAGTTGATGGCATTGCATCAAATGCTCAATGCCATTGGCATCTATGACGTCCTGACCGCGCCATCGCTGCCATCGGCCTTGTGTTCTCTGGGGCATCGCGGCGCGGTCGATATTGCCATTTGCGACCCGCAACTCAAGGGCGGTGACGGCCTCGCCCTGATCCGGCATCTGGCGCAGCAGCGTGAAGCGCGAGCGCTGATCATGCTGGGTGCGGTGGCCTCGAGTCTGCTGAATGATCTCGAACCGCTGCTTTGCGAACACAGACTGCGGCTGCTGGGATGCCTGCAAACGCCGGTGTCGGCGGTGCTCATGAGAGGGTTGCTGGACAGCTACCTTATCGCCCCTTCGCCGCCTGTCGAGGCCTGA
- a CDS encoding TIGR02285 family protein, producing MTNSRSPDCAKTEPFELKRQPTSNTHRAHHWWTWRLFGLLFLLALPTWTQAKPTLIWLLRDLPPLTIFEGSKKGQGVIDHLMPMLIAGMPQYEHTLMRVNRARGMQMLHEASFTCDPSLIWSKERAQWIAFSIPAFRAVSNGLVVRQKDREVLAPFLVDGEIDLAALLANGKEKVGVVAERSYGERVDNLLRQAPQDALTSHYGNDALNSLLSMQRLGRLQVVLGYWPEIRYQAHLAQIAEDDLLFYPIRGNGKYLSGYIGCSDTAQGRQAISEINQLLRTLPHDQLNQLYADWLDPDMRTDYLEQVRAFFEQQATQ from the coding sequence ATGACGAACAGCAGATCGCCCGACTGCGCGAAGACGGAGCCATTTGAGCTGAAACGCCAGCCGACATCGAACACCCATCGTGCCCACCACTGGTGGACGTGGCGGTTGTTCGGCTTATTGTTTCTGCTGGCCCTGCCCACTTGGACGCAGGCCAAACCGACGTTGATCTGGTTACTGCGCGACTTACCGCCCTTGACGATTTTCGAAGGCTCGAAAAAAGGTCAGGGCGTCATCGATCACTTGATGCCAATGCTCATCGCCGGCATGCCGCAATACGAACACACCCTGATGCGGGTCAACCGTGCCAGGGGTATGCAAATGCTCCACGAAGCTTCCTTCACCTGCGACCCGTCGCTGATCTGGAGCAAGGAGCGAGCGCAATGGATCGCGTTTTCCATCCCGGCCTTCCGCGCTGTCAGTAATGGCCTGGTGGTGCGTCAGAAAGATCGCGAGGTGCTGGCACCGTTTCTGGTGGACGGGGAAATCGATCTGGCGGCGCTTTTGGCCAATGGCAAAGAGAAGGTCGGTGTCGTGGCGGAGCGCAGTTACGGTGAGCGAGTCGACAACCTGTTGCGACAGGCCCCACAGGACGCACTGACATCCCATTACGGCAACGACGCCCTCAACAGTCTTCTATCGATGCAGCGACTGGGTCGGTTACAGGTGGTGTTGGGCTATTGGCCGGAGATCCGTTATCAGGCTCATCTGGCGCAAATAGCCGAAGACGATTTGCTGTTCTATCCAATCCGTGGCAACGGTAAATACCTGTCGGGGTACATCGGTTGCTCAGACACCGCTCAGGGCCGCCAGGCAATCAGCGAAATCAATCAGTTACTGCGTACCCTGCCCCACGATCAACTGAACCAGCTCTATGCCGATTGGCTGGATCCCGACATGCGCACCGATTACCTGGAGCAGGTCCGGGCATTTTTCGAGCAGCAGGCCACGCAGTGA